One window from the genome of Dermacentor silvarum isolate Dsil-2018 chromosome 5, BIME_Dsil_1.4, whole genome shotgun sequence encodes:
- the LOC119453886 gene encoding gastrula zinc finger protein xLCGF3.1-like has product MSLAECITVAKEACPAPSKVIIQVEVGLQCSLLLADKSVGCSFKAGSESRSVQTTEAVHQSSFTSASRPSICPSTANMDNSLQGCLHQDHLCDFEADKLFRLEAHARVHTGERLFKCHLCPQSFSRRDTLKRHLCVHTGERPFQCPSCLQRFSQRSKVKVHMRTHTGERPFQCPSCYQSFSQTAHLKDHLRTHTGEKPFQCPSCIQSFSRKTHLKTHLRTHTGEKPLQCPSCPQSFLYMSSMKEHLRTHTDEKPFQCPSCPRSFSRKSNMKEHLHTHTGVKPFQCSSCLQCFSRKTHLKTHLRTHTGEKPFQCPLCPQSFSQTTHLKVHLRTHTGEKPFQCPSCLQSFSRKSHLKTHLHTHTGEKPLQCPPCPQSFSQCPT; this is encoded by the exons ATGAGCCTAGCTGAATGCATCACTGTTGCCAAAGAGGCATGCCCCGCCCCTTCCAAAGTCATCATTCAGGTCGAGGTTGGCCTGCAGTGCAGCTTGCTTCTGGCTGACAAGTCTGTCGGGTGCTCCTTCAAAGCAGGGAGCGAGTCGAGGAGCGTGCAGACTACAGAGGCTGTGCATCAGTCAAGCTTCACCTCAG CTTCAAGGCCTTCTATTTGTCCATCAACAGCCAATATGGACAATTCACTGCAGGGATGCCTCCATCAAGATCATCTCTGTGACTTTGAGGCTGATAAACTGTTTCGTCTGGAAGCGCATGCCAGGGTCCATACTGGCGAGCGTCTGTTtaaatgccatttgtgccctcagagcttctcaagaAGAGACACCCTTAAGAGGCACTTGTGCGTCCACACGGGTGAGCGGCCATTTCAGTGTCCTTCATGCCTTCAGCGATTCTCCCAAAGATCCAAGGTCAAGGTACACATGCGCACCCACAcgggcgagaggccatttcagtgcccttcatgctaTCAGAGCTTCTCACAAACAGCCCACCTGAAAGACCACCtacgcacccacacaggcgagaagccatttcaatgcccttcatgcaTTCAGAGCTTCTCACGAAAAACCCACCTGAAAACCCACCTGCGCactcacacaggcgagaagccattacagtgcccttcatgccctcaaagcttcttGTATATGTCCAGCATGAAGGAACACCTGCGAACCCACACAGatgagaagccatttcaatgcccttcatgccctcggagcttctcgCGCAAGTCCAACATGAAGGAGCACCTGCACACTCACACAGGTGTGAAGCCATTTCAGTGCTCTTCATGCCTTCAGTGCTTCTCACGAAAGACCCACCTGAAAacccacctgcgcacccacacaggcgagaagccatttcagtgccccttatgccctcagagcttctcgcAAACGACCCACCTGAAAgtccacctgcgcacccacacaggtgagaagccatttcaatgcccttcatgtCTCCAGAGCTTCTCACGAAAGAGCCACCTGAAAACCCACCTGCACacccacacgggtgagaagccATTACAGTGCCCTccatgccctcaaagcttctcgcAATGTCCAACATGA